One genomic window of Pseudomonadota bacterium includes the following:
- a CDS encoding gamma carbonic anhydrase family protein, which yields MPIVSFETHTPKIDPSAFIAPDAWVIGDVEIGARCSVFFNVVIRGDIQKISIGAGTNLQEHVLVHSSYDMESVTIGMNVTVGHRAIIHGCSIGDHSLIGMGATILDNAQIGEYCIIGAHTLIPKGMIIPPRSLVMGTPGRISRQIRSDEEQGLITSALKYQELGATYRNSLR from the coding sequence ATGCCTATAGTTTCATTTGAAACCCATACGCCAAAGATCGACCCCTCAGCCTTTATAGCTCCAGATGCCTGGGTGATCGGTGATGTAGAGATCGGAGCAAGGTGCTCAGTCTTCTTTAACGTTGTAATCCGGGGTGATATTCAAAAGATCTCAATAGGGGCTGGCACTAATCTGCAGGAACATGTGCTAGTGCACTCGTCCTACGATATGGAGAGCGTCACTATCGGCATGAACGTGACGGTTGGGCACCGTGCCATTATTCATGGCTGCTCTATCGGCGATCACTCACTAATAGGCATGGGGGCTACGATTTTAGATAACGCCCAGATCGGAGAATACTGTATTATCGGGGCACACACCTTGATCCCAAAGGGTATGATCATTCCACCTCGCAGCCTAGTGATGGGCACACCGGGCAGGATTTCGCGCCAAATTAGATCAGATGAAGAGCAGGGGCTTATCACCTCGGCGCTTAAGTATCAGGAGCTTGGTGCTACTTATCGAAACAGCCTGCGATAA
- a CDS encoding alpha-ketoacid dehydrogenase subunit beta, with protein sequence PGLIVLAPATPYDMKGLLKSAIRDDNPVVFFESELTYGKRGPVPEGEYLIPIGKADIKRAGSDVTLITWSKNLFITLEVAEALALEGISAEVVDLLSLRPLDKETVLNSVAKTHRCVVVQEQHEVASYGAYLAHMITSSIFDELDAPVGLVSMLEGPMPYSKALEVVLIPSKERIMAAVHAVCK encoded by the coding sequence CCTGGATTAATCGTTCTTGCACCTGCAACCCCCTACGATATGAAGGGGCTGCTTAAGAGCGCTATCCGAGATGATAATCCGGTTGTCTTTTTTGAGTCGGAGCTTACCTACGGCAAGCGTGGCCCCGTTCCTGAGGGTGAGTACCTTATTCCGATCGGCAAGGCTGATATTAAGCGTGCCGGAAGCGACGTGACCCTGATCACCTGGTCAAAGAACCTATTTATAACGCTAGAGGTCGCTGAGGCGCTCGCTTTAGAGGGCATCTCGGCTGAGGTAGTGGATCTACTCTCTCTGCGTCCACTAGATAAAGAGACGGTGCTTAACTCCGTTGCGAAAACGCACCGTTGCGTGGTCGTTCAGGAGCAGCACGAGGTAGCTAGCTACGGCGCCTACCTAGCGCACATGATTACCAGCTCCATTTTTGATGAGCTTGATGCCCCAGTTGGTTTAGTGTCGATGCTTGAGGGCCCGATGCCGTATTCAAAGGCGCTTGAGGTTGTTCTGATTCCGAGTAAGGAGCGGATCATGGCCGCAGTTCACGCAGTTTGTAAATAA